A stretch of the Mesorhizobium huakuii genome encodes the following:
- a CDS encoding helix-turn-helix domain-containing protein, which produces MPRLLERPILPSADDAELAAQASRQLSLGKHAGAELRVQVGNETLRLPKSVGDLLCHLLTEMGQGNAVTIIPVHAELTTQEAADYLNVSRPYLIRLLEEGKLPFNMVGTHRRVKFSDLATYRSSVEDGRKRVMEELAAQAQELGMGY; this is translated from the coding sequence ATGCCCAGGCTGCTTGAACGACCGATTCTGCCATCCGCCGATGACGCCGAACTGGCTGCACAAGCCAGCCGCCAGCTTTCGCTTGGCAAGCATGCGGGCGCCGAACTGCGCGTTCAGGTGGGTAATGAGACTCTACGCCTGCCTAAAAGCGTCGGCGATCTACTTTGCCATCTTCTCACGGAGATGGGCCAAGGGAATGCTGTGACCATAATCCCGGTTCACGCCGAACTCACGACGCAGGAAGCTGCCGACTACCTCAACGTATCGCGGCCATACCTCATTCGTCTGCTTGAGGAAGGCAAGCTGCCGTTCAACATGGTCGGTACCCATCGTCGGGTTAAATTTAGCGATCTGGCGACGTATCGGAGCAGCGTGGAGGACGGCCGGAAAAGAGTGATGGAGGAGTTGGCAGCGCAGGCTCAGGAACTGGGGATGGGCTATTAA
- a CDS encoding RES family NAD+ phosphorylase: protein MVSGLAVRRRVHWQQTFRIIRSIHPPIDLFEDIADPRDWEALASVEEKTNPRIRLEIGDLGKVTAARRVSGPGASFVMAPFVHCSTLRPGRFSDGSYGLYYAGDSEDVALAETIHHHQNFMRATSEDPGWTADFRVLIGSVDRDLDDVNAVPGVLDPDDYTASQAEGRALRAAGSDGLVWNSVRMPEGQCIGIFWPDVIPVPVQGRHYSYHWDGKRVDFVRQHDTGKVLAVV from the coding sequence ATGGTGAGTGGGCTCGCGGTCCGGCGCCGCGTCCACTGGCAGCAGACGTTTCGCATCATCCGCTCCATCCATCCGCCGATCGACCTGTTCGAGGACATTGCCGATCCGCGCGACTGGGAGGCGCTGGCCTCGGTGGAGGAGAAGACCAATCCGCGCATCCGGCTGGAGATCGGCGACCTCGGCAAGGTTACGGCCGCAAGGCGAGTGTCCGGCCCCGGCGCCAGCTTCGTCATGGCGCCGTTCGTGCATTGTTCGACGCTGCGGCCTGGGCGCTTCTCGGATGGCAGCTACGGCCTCTATTATGCCGGCGACAGCGAGGATGTGGCGCTGGCCGAAACCATCCACCACCACCAGAATTTCATGCGCGCCACCAGCGAAGATCCGGGCTGGACGGCTGACTTTCGTGTGCTGATCGGCAGCGTCGACCGCGACCTCGATGACGTCAACGCCGTGCCCGGCGTGCTCGACCCCGATGATTACACCGCCTCGCAGGCGGAAGGGCGAGCACTTCGTGCCGCCGGCAGCGACGGGCTGGTGTGGAACAGCGTGCGCATGCCTGAGGGCCAATGCATCGGCATCTTCTGGCCCGACGTCATCCCCGTCCCGGTGCAGGGCCGGCACTACAGCTACCACTGGGATGGCAAGCGCGTGGATTTCGTGCGTCAGCACGATACCGGCAAGGTGCTGGCGGTCGTGTGA
- a CDS encoding MbcA/ParS/Xre antitoxin family protein yields MQLQSIVTTPATVGSAISEEEAGALARTTVNLFKAWNLTDLEACILLGGMSARTWARWKEGGIGRIDRDLRTRMAHLMGIHKGLRYLFTEPARGYAWIRKPNAIFGGQSALDLMLRGEISDLAAMREWLDAERGAW; encoded by the coding sequence ATGCAGCTTCAGTCCATCGTCACCACGCCGGCCACGGTTGGGTCAGCCATTTCGGAAGAAGAGGCGGGCGCACTGGCGCGTACCACGGTCAATCTGTTCAAGGCGTGGAACCTCACCGATCTGGAGGCCTGCATCCTGCTCGGCGGCATGTCGGCGCGCACCTGGGCGCGTTGGAAGGAGGGCGGCATCGGCCGGATCGACCGCGACCTGCGCACACGCATGGCGCATCTGATGGGTATCCACAAAGGCCTGCGCTATCTTTTCACCGAGCCGGCGCGCGGCTATGCCTGGATCCGCAAGCCCAATGCCATTTTCGGCGGCCAGTCGGCGCTCGACCTGATGCTGCGTGGTGAAATCTCCGACCTTGCGGCGATGCGCGAATGGCTCGATGCGGAGCGTGGCGCATGGTGA
- a CDS encoding aldehyde dehydrogenase family protein, which translates to MSHNLQFYIDGAWVDPVVPNTLDVIDPSNEDAFAQISLGSKADVDKAVAAAKRAFQTFGFTSVEERLDILSRIIAVYKKRSKDLALAVSREMGAPRQMALDSQVGIGLAHLAKMAEVLKTFQFRHVKGSALIAKEPIGVVGLITPWNWPLNQITCKVGPALAAGCTMVLKPSEIAPLDAIIFAEIIDEAGVPKGVFNLVNGDGPGVGQALSSHPDVDMMSFTGSTRAGILVAKAAADTVKRVHQELGGKSANILFPDVDLATAVTKGVAGCFSNSGQSCNAPTRMFVPRDRHDEAAGYAKAAAEKFVVGPADGANTKLGPVVSQVQFDKIQDLIQAGIDEGATLVAGGPGRPAELNRGYYIRPTVFADVTHDMRIAREEIFGPVLAILPYDTVEQAVEQANDTVYGLASYIQAKDIQKARDVAARMRSGNVYINYPTWDAGLPFGGYKQSGNGREYAEYGLEDFLEIKGIAGYEAAE; encoded by the coding sequence ATGTCACACAATTTGCAGTTCTATATCGATGGTGCGTGGGTCGATCCTGTTGTGCCCAACACGCTCGATGTCATCGATCCGTCGAACGAGGATGCCTTCGCGCAGATCTCGCTCGGCTCCAAGGCCGATGTCGACAAGGCGGTGGCCGCCGCCAAGCGCGCTTTCCAAACATTCGGCTTCACTTCGGTGGAAGAGCGCCTCGATATCCTGAGCCGCATCATCGCCGTCTACAAGAAGCGCAGCAAGGACCTGGCGCTTGCCGTGTCGCGCGAGATGGGCGCGCCGCGCCAGATGGCGCTCGACAGCCAGGTCGGCATTGGTCTGGCGCATCTGGCCAAGATGGCGGAAGTGCTCAAGACTTTCCAGTTCCGCCACGTCAAGGGCAGCGCGCTGATCGCCAAGGAGCCGATCGGCGTCGTTGGCCTGATCACGCCGTGGAACTGGCCGTTGAACCAGATCACCTGCAAGGTGGGTCCCGCGCTCGCCGCCGGCTGCACCATGGTGCTGAAGCCGTCCGAGATCGCGCCGCTCGACGCCATCATCTTCGCCGAGATCATCGACGAGGCCGGCGTGCCGAAGGGCGTGTTCAACCTCGTCAACGGTGACGGCCCCGGCGTCGGCCAGGCACTGTCCAGCCATCCCGACGTCGACATGATGTCGTTCACCGGTTCGACCCGGGCCGGCATATTGGTGGCCAAGGCCGCCGCCGACACGGTCAAGCGCGTGCACCAGGAGCTGGGCGGCAAGTCGGCCAACATCCTGTTCCCGGATGTCGACCTGGCCACCGCCGTCACCAAGGGCGTCGCCGGCTGCTTCAGCAATAGCGGCCAGTCCTGCAACGCGCCAACCCGCATGTTCGTACCGCGCGACCGTCACGACGAAGCGGCGGGCTATGCGAAGGCGGCAGCGGAGAAGTTCGTGGTCGGGCCGGCCGACGGCGCCAACACCAAGCTTGGCCCTGTCGTCAGCCAGGTCCAGTTCGACAAGATCCAGGACCTGATCCAGGCCGGCATCGACGAAGGTGCGACGCTGGTCGCCGGCGGCCCCGGCCGCCCGGCCGAACTCAACCGCGGCTATTACATCAGGCCGACCGTGTTCGCCGACGTCACGCACGACATGCGCATCGCGCGCGAGGAAATCTTCGGGCCGGTGCTGGCGATCCTGCCCTACGACACGGTCGAACAGGCGGTCGAGCAGGCCAACGACACTGTCTACGGCCTGGCCTCCTACATCCAGGCCAAGGACATCCAGAAGGCGCGCGACGTGGCGGCACGCATGCGCTCGGGCAATGTCTACATCAACTACCCGACCTGGGACGCCGGCCTGCCCTTCGGCGGCTACAAGCAGTCGGGCAACGGCCGCGAATACGCCGAGTATGGCCTCGAGGATTTCCTCGAGATCAAGGGCATCGCGGGGTACGAGGCGGCGGAGTAG
- a CDS encoding ACT domain-containing protein, translated as MAARVKLKQLPGPYAISRLGAGDSIPGWADGPGFVSITRTDDELSITCLQDRVPGTVKHDGDWVAFKLQGPFAFDETGIVLSVIQPLSENGLGIFLVSTFDGDHLLVKAADQDAARQHLVEAGHTVL; from the coding sequence ATGGCGGCCAGGGTCAAATTGAAGCAACTTCCCGGGCCGTACGCGATTTCGCGGCTCGGAGCGGGCGACAGCATTCCCGGCTGGGCGGACGGGCCGGGCTTCGTCAGCATCACCAGGACCGACGACGAGCTTTCGATCACGTGCCTGCAGGATCGTGTTCCAGGCACGGTCAAGCACGATGGTGACTGGGTCGCCTTCAAATTGCAGGGGCCTTTTGCTTTCGACGAAACCGGCATCGTGCTGTCGGTCATCCAGCCGCTGTCAGAAAACGGGCTGGGCATCTTCCTGGTGTCCACCTTCGATGGCGATCATTTGCTGGTGAAGGCGGCGGATCAGGATGCGGCGAGACAGCATCTGGTCGAGGCGGGACACACGGTGCTGTAA
- a CDS encoding GNAT family N-acetyltransferase, whose amino-acid sequence MMTNDSIRFRPAEPADAAAIRDIVRAAYAKWVPVIGREPLPMRADYGKAVAEHPFELAVADGRIVGMIETMLADDHLWIENVCVAPQAQGRGIGRLLLERAEQKALEAGRPELRLLTNGAFAANVLLYKSHGYTIDREEPFMGGMTVYMSKGLTR is encoded by the coding sequence TTGATGACAAACGATTCCATCCGGTTTCGGCCGGCCGAGCCCGCTGACGCCGCCGCGATCAGGGACATCGTTCGCGCGGCCTATGCGAAATGGGTGCCGGTCATCGGTCGCGAGCCGCTGCCGATGCGCGCCGATTACGGGAAGGCCGTTGCCGAGCATCCCTTCGAGCTCGCAGTCGCGGACGGCCGCATTGTCGGGATGATCGAAACCATGCTGGCCGACGATCACCTCTGGATCGAGAATGTCTGCGTCGCGCCGCAGGCGCAGGGCAGGGGTATCGGCCGGCTGCTGCTGGAGCGGGCCGAGCAGAAGGCGCTAGAGGCCGGCCGCCCGGAGTTGCGCCTGCTGACCAATGGCGCCTTCGCCGCCAATGTGTTGTTGTACAAAAGCCATGGCTATACGATCGACCGGGAGGAGCCATTCATGGGTGGCATGACGGTCTATATGAGCAAGGGATTGACGCGATAG
- a CDS encoding aldo/keto reductase codes for MQKRTLGTSGLEVSAIGLGCMGMSQSYGAPMETADAVRLIRSAFERGITFFDTAEVYGPFKNEEVVGEALQPIRDQVVIATKFGIDITGTAGHEGMDSRPQHIRDVVEASLKRLRTDRIDLLYQHRVDPVVPIEEVAGTVKELISQGKVKHFGLSEAGVRTIRRAHAVQPVAALQSEYSLWWREPEEAILPVLEELGIGFVPFSPLGKGFLTGAIDASTTFDSSDFRNTVPRFAEEARKANQALVDAIVAIAAQKKVIPAQVALAWLLAQKPWIVPIPGTTKLNRLEENIGSTAVALTADDLADIENAVSAIAVQGERYSPQQAARIDR; via the coding sequence ATGCAAAAGCGCACACTTGGAACAAGCGGCCTCGAAGTCTCGGCCATCGGCCTTGGCTGCATGGGGATGAGCCAGTCCTACGGGGCTCCGATGGAGACGGCGGATGCTGTCCGCTTGATCCGCTCCGCCTTCGAGCGCGGTATCACCTTCTTCGACACGGCGGAGGTCTATGGACCGTTCAAGAACGAGGAGGTCGTCGGCGAGGCGTTGCAGCCGATCCGCGACCAGGTGGTGATCGCCACCAAATTCGGCATCGACATCACCGGCACAGCCGGACATGAGGGCATGGACAGCCGGCCGCAGCATATTCGCGACGTCGTCGAGGCCTCGCTCAAGCGGCTGAGGACCGATCGCATCGACCTTCTCTACCAGCATCGTGTCGATCCGGTCGTCCCGATCGAAGAGGTGGCGGGCACGGTGAAGGAGTTGATCAGCCAAGGCAAGGTCAAGCATTTCGGCCTCTCCGAAGCCGGCGTGCGCACGATCCGCCGCGCCCATGCGGTGCAGCCGGTCGCGGCCCTGCAAAGCGAATACTCGCTGTGGTGGCGTGAACCCGAGGAGGCGATCCTGCCGGTGCTCGAAGAACTGGGGATCGGCTTCGTGCCCTTCAGTCCGCTGGGCAAGGGTTTCCTGACCGGCGCCATCGACGCCAGCACGACGTTCGACAGCAGCGACTTCCGCAACACGGTCCCGCGTTTCGCAGAAGAGGCCCGCAAGGCCAACCAGGCGCTGGTCGATGCGATCGTCGCAATCGCGGCGCAGAAGAAGGTGATCCCGGCACAGGTCGCGCTCGCCTGGCTGCTGGCGCAAAAGCCCTGGATCGTTCCGATCCCCGGCACGACGAAGCTCAATCGCCTCGAGGAGAACATCGGGTCGACCGCTGTCGCGCTGACGGCGGACGATCTTGCCGACATCGAAAACGCGGTCTCGGCGATTGCCGTGCAGGGAGAGCGCTATTCCCCGCAACAGGCGGCACGGATCGATCGCTGA
- a CDS encoding MFS transporter, producing the protein MSTPATAPHQTAILAIILVSYVMIVLDTSIVLTGLPRIHQGLGFTDAGLAWVQSAYTLTFGGFLLLGARAGDILGRRLMLIVGLGLFTLASLAIGAAQSAAWMISARAIQGLGAAILAPSTLALLQTTFAEGPERTRAVSYYSAVAGVAASVGLVLGGVLADWISWRVGFFINLPIGIAMIIAARKYIVETERRAGELDVIGALTSTVGMTALVYGFIRSADTGWTNAGTIASLAGAALLLGVFVVNEWKAKQPIMPLRLFVSRERAGAYAARILFLGAMIGFFFFTTLYLQGVLDYRAALTGMAFLPMTMVNFAVAMVVPQLTRRFGNGRLLAGGLALCLLGMAWLSRASFDTAYLTGVALPMVLIGAGQGLTLSPLTTSGIAGVAPGDAGAASGVVNVAHQLGNSLGLAVLVAVAAVGAGALDGRELLAYRFGTALTAGSAMLALALLFVCALIVRPRKAVQAVATGANA; encoded by the coding sequence ATGTCCACGCCCGCCACCGCACCGCACCAGACAGCCATCCTGGCGATCATCCTCGTCAGCTATGTGATGATCGTGCTCGACACCTCGATCGTGCTCACCGGCCTGCCCAGGATCCACCAAGGCCTCGGCTTCACCGATGCCGGGCTGGCCTGGGTGCAGAGCGCCTATACGCTGACCTTCGGCGGCTTCCTGCTGCTCGGGGCGCGGGCGGGTGACATTCTGGGGCGCCGGCTGATGCTCATCGTCGGTCTTGGCCTGTTCACGCTTGCTTCGCTGGCGATCGGTGCGGCGCAATCGGCGGCCTGGATGATCAGCGCGCGGGCGATCCAGGGCCTAGGTGCCGCCATCCTGGCGCCTTCGACGCTGGCGCTTCTGCAGACCACCTTCGCGGAAGGTCCCGAGCGCACCCGCGCCGTGTCCTACTACAGCGCGGTGGCCGGTGTAGCGGCCAGCGTCGGCCTGGTGCTGGGCGGCGTGCTTGCCGACTGGATCTCCTGGCGCGTCGGCTTCTTCATCAATCTGCCCATCGGCATTGCCATGATCATCGCCGCGCGCAAGTACATCGTGGAAACCGAGCGGCGCGCCGGCGAACTCGACGTCATTGGCGCCCTGACCTCGACCGTCGGCATGACGGCACTTGTCTATGGCTTCATCCGCTCGGCCGACACCGGCTGGACAAATGCCGGTACGATCGCGTCGCTGGCAGGTGCCGCGCTGCTGCTTGGCGTCTTCGTCGTCAACGAATGGAAGGCGAAGCAGCCGATCATGCCGCTCAGGCTGTTCGTCAGCCGCGAGCGTGCCGGCGCCTATGCCGCCCGCATCCTGTTCCTGGGCGCCATGATCGGCTTTTTCTTCTTCACCACACTGTATCTGCAAGGCGTGCTCGACTACAGGGCGGCGCTGACCGGCATGGCCTTCCTGCCGATGACCATGGTCAATTTCGCCGTCGCGATGGTTGTGCCGCAGTTGACGCGCCGGTTCGGCAATGGCCGGCTGCTGGCCGGCGGCCTTGCGCTCTGCCTGCTCGGCATGGCGTGGCTCAGTCGCGCCTCGTTCGACACGGCCTATTTGACCGGCGTGGCGCTGCCGATGGTGCTGATCGGCGCCGGGCAAGGCCTGACGCTCAGCCCGCTGACCACATCGGGCATTGCCGGCGTCGCGCCTGGGGATGCCGGTGCCGCCTCCGGCGTCGTCAACGTCGCCCATCAGCTCGGCAATTCGCTCGGCCTCGCCGTGCTGGTTGCGGTGGCGGCGGTTGGCGCCGGTGCGCTCGATGGCCGGGAACTGCTTGCCTATCGCTTCGGCACCGCGCTGACCGCCGGCTCGGCCATGCTGGCGCTGGCGCTGCTGTTCGTCTGCGCCCTGATCGTGCGGCCCCGCAAGGCGGTGCAAGCGGTGGCGACGGGGGCGAACGCCTGA
- a CDS encoding (R)-mandelonitrile lyase: MDIKRSGSQASGKGPGDWFTGTVRIDPLFAAIAPARAAGNAVTFEPGARTAWHTHPLGQLLIVTAGCGRVQREGGPIEEIRPGDVVRFEPGEKHWHGAAPTTAMTHIAIQEALDGKAVDWMEHVSDAQYKA, encoded by the coding sequence ATGGATATCAAGCGAAGCGGCTCGCAAGCCTCTGGCAAGGGCCCCGGCGACTGGTTCACCGGCACGGTGCGCATCGATCCGCTGTTCGCGGCCATTGCGCCGGCCCGCGCCGCCGGCAATGCCGTTACCTTCGAGCCCGGCGCGCGCACCGCGTGGCATACCCATCCGCTCGGCCAGCTCTTGATCGTCACCGCCGGCTGCGGCCGCGTGCAGCGCGAGGGCGGGCCGATAGAAGAAATACGGCCGGGCGACGTGGTTCGCTTCGAGCCCGGCGAAAAGCACTGGCATGGCGCGGCCCCCACCACCGCCATGACCCACATCGCCATCCAGGAAGCGCTCGACGGCAAGGCCGTCGACTGGATGGAGCATGTCAGCGACGCGCAGTACAAGGCCTGA
- a CDS encoding LysR family transcriptional regulator has product MPRDNLNELTAFLAVAREKSFTRAAAQLGVSQSALSHTVRALEERLGVRLLTRTTRSVSPTEAGERLVRSVGPRLDEIEAELTALSALREKPAGTIRITAGEHAADAVLWPAIARLLPDYPDIKVEIIVDYGLTDIVAERYDAGVRLGEQVAHDMIAVRIGPDMRMAVVGAPAYFARRPKPRVPQDLTTHNCINLRLPTYGGLYAWEFERAGRELKVRVEGQLIFNTAGLRMNAVLAGLGLAYLPEDQVRAPLADGRLVRVLADWCAPFPGYHFYYPSRRQATPAFSLLVDALRYRG; this is encoded by the coding sequence ATGCCGCGAGACAATCTCAACGAGCTGACCGCCTTCCTGGCGGTTGCGCGCGAAAAAAGTTTTACCCGGGCGGCGGCACAGCTCGGCGTCTCGCAATCGGCGCTCAGCCACACGGTGCGCGCGCTGGAGGAGCGGCTGGGCGTGCGGCTGCTCACCCGCACCACGCGCAGCGTGTCGCCCACCGAGGCCGGCGAGCGCCTGGTGCGCTCCGTCGGGCCAAGGCTCGACGAGATCGAGGCCGAGCTCACCGCGCTCAGCGCCTTGCGTGAAAAGCCCGCCGGCACCATCCGCATCACCGCCGGCGAGCATGCCGCCGACGCGGTGCTGTGGCCGGCGATCGCCCGGCTTTTGCCGGACTATCCCGACATCAAGGTCGAGATCATCGTCGACTACGGCCTGACCGATATCGTCGCCGAGCGCTACGATGCCGGCGTGCGGCTCGGCGAACAGGTGGCGCACGACATGATCGCGGTGCGCATCGGCCCCGACATGCGCATGGCGGTGGTCGGCGCGCCGGCCTATTTCGCCCGGCGGCCAAAGCCGCGCGTGCCGCAGGACCTGACCACCCACAATTGCATCAATCTGCGCCTGCCGACCTATGGCGGGCTCTATGCCTGGGAATTCGAAAGAGCCGGCCGCGAGCTGAAAGTGCGCGTCGAGGGCCAGCTGATCTTCAACACGGCAGGGCTGCGCATGAATGCCGTGCTCGCAGGCCTCGGCCTCGCCTATCTGCCCGAGGACCAGGTGCGCGCACCGCTGGCCGACGGCCGGCTGGTGCGGGTGCTGGCCGACTGGTGCGCGCCCTTCCCCGGCTACCACTTCTATTACCCCAGCCGTCGCCAGGCGACGCCTGCCTTCTCGCTGCTGGTCGATGCGTTGCGCTATCGGGGCTAG
- a CDS encoding type II toxin-antitoxin system ParD family antitoxin — protein MANVEKVSVALTPEMATMMREVVAAGEYASASEVMREALREWKFRRMQRDRAVDELGRLWDEGMASGNAVDSGEAFARIKSKLDARIAERTSR, from the coding sequence ATGGCCAATGTCGAGAAAGTGAGCGTTGCCCTCACCCCTGAAATGGCAACCATGATGCGCGAGGTTGTCGCGGCGGGCGAATACGCCTCGGCGAGCGAAGTCATGCGCGAGGCGCTGCGCGAATGGAAATTTCGTCGGATGCAGCGTGACCGGGCCGTCGACGAGTTGGGCCGGCTTTGGGATGAAGGAATGGCAAGCGGCAACGCCGTCGACAGTGGCGAGGCTTTCGCCCGGATCAAAAGCAAGCTCGATGCAAGGATCGCCGAGCGCACGTCGCGATGA